From Arachis stenosperma cultivar V10309 chromosome 2, arast.V10309.gnm1.PFL2, whole genome shotgun sequence, one genomic window encodes:
- the LOC130963010 gene encoding pentatricopeptide repeat-containing protein At2g15690, mitochondrial-like, whose amino-acid sequence MELKLHSSMASLGPVPRKLNTVISSHSKFPHFSPPKPSNCSLPSTPLCSYAVPDSKNPTTNSNKVQPRCKNATPTGRFAQKIQTSQKENLPREPKPKLDNTHNRVDQNRQNALFDATILNVNLIELCEEGKLAEALKLMGQGSVADYGVFLAMLNLCEGTRSLEYGKRCHEFLRRSRFRGEVELNNRLIGMYGKCGNMNIARKVFDRMLERNMSSWHLMIIGYTENGAVISGLSGGEKRGRRRERGAAVWVVARGCGEGRWLWRC is encoded by the coding sequence ATGGAGCTCAAACTCCACTCATCAATGGCGTCACTGGGACCCGTTCCCCGCAAATTAAACACCGTCATCTCATCCCATTCCAAATTCCCACACTTCTCTCCTCCGAAGCCCTCCAATTGCTCTCTCCCTTCCACTCCTCTATGCTCCTACGCCGTTCCCGATTCCAAGAACCCCACCACCAACAGCAACAAGGTTCAACCCCGCTGTAAAAATGCCACCCCCACTGGTCGTTTCGCTCAAAAGATCCAAACTTCACAAAAGGAGAATCTTCCCAGAGAACCAAAACCCAAACTTGATAATACTCATAATAGGGTCGACCAGAACCGCCAAAACGCGCTGTTTGATGCAACCATCCTGAATGTTAATTTGATTGAGTTGTGCGAAGAGGGTAAGCTTGCTGAAGCTTTGAAACTCATGGGTCAAGGTTCTGTTGCTGATTATGGTGTTTTTCTCGCCATGTTGAATTTGTGCGAGGGTACGAGGTCGCTTGAGTATGGAAAAAGGTGTCATGAGTTCTTGAGAAGATCGAGGTTTCGAGGGGAGGTTGAATTGAACAATAGGTTGATTGGAATGTATGGAAAATGTGGTAACATGAATATTGCACGCAAGGTGTTTGATCGAATGCTAGAGAGAAACATGAGTTCTTGGCACTTGATGATCATTGGATACACTGAAAATGGCGCTGTGATTTCTGGGCTTAGCGGaggtgagaagaggggaagaagaagagaaaggggCGCGGCGGTGTGGGTTGTCGCCAGAGGTTGTGGTGAAGGGAGGTGGCTGTGGCGGTGCTGA